One genomic segment of Oscillospiraceae bacterium includes these proteins:
- a CDS encoding FprA family A-type flavoprotein, with product MYCTRKIKDDLIYIGGDDRRLAMFEGVYSVERGVSYNSYLLLDEKIVIFDTVDKAVGKVFFENLEHELHGKTPDYVIVQHMEPDHSATLADLICRYPGITVVTSAKSAVMMKQFFELGDVKIQVVNEGEILDTGKHKLCFIMAPMVHWPEVMTTYDHTDKILFSADAFGTFGALNGALFADEVDFERDYLDEARRYYCNIVGKYGPQTQSLLKKMAEVPVELICPLHGFVWRKEIPFYVGKYQNWSGYVPEENGVMIAYASVYGNTENAAQIISCRLREKGVKTVMFDVSVTPASEIVAAAFRWSHLLFASTTYNMGVFVTMDELLRDLAAHNIQNRTVAFVENGSWAPVSGKLMREILSPCKNMTYLENTVTIKSSLKEAQLAELGKLVNTIADSVPSLC from the coding sequence ATGTACTGCACCAGAAAAATCAAAGACGACTTAATTTATATCGGCGGCGATGACCGGCGGCTCGCGATGTTCGAGGGCGTCTATTCGGTCGAGCGCGGTGTTTCGTATAACTCCTATCTGCTGCTCGACGAAAAAATCGTGATCTTCGATACAGTTGACAAGGCCGTCGGGAAAGTGTTTTTTGAAAACCTCGAGCATGAGCTTCACGGAAAAACCCCCGACTACGTCATCGTCCAGCACATGGAGCCCGACCACTCGGCGACGCTTGCCGATTTGATCTGTCGTTATCCCGGCATCACCGTCGTCACGAGCGCCAAGTCCGCCGTGATGATGAAGCAGTTTTTCGAACTCGGCGACGTTAAGATTCAAGTCGTGAACGAGGGCGAAATTTTAGACACCGGAAAGCACAAGCTCTGCTTTATCATGGCGCCGATGGTGCACTGGCCCGAGGTCATGACGACCTACGACCACACCGACAAAATCCTGTTTTCGGCGGACGCGTTCGGCACGTTCGGTGCATTGAACGGCGCGCTGTTTGCCGACGAGGTCGATTTTGAACGCGATTATCTCGACGAGGCGAGGCGGTATTACTGCAACATCGTCGGCAAATACGGCCCCCAGACCCAATCGCTATTAAAAAAGATGGCCGAAGTTCCGGTCGAGCTGATTTGCCCGCTGCACGGCTTCGTCTGGCGCAAAGAGATTCCTTTTTATGTGGGGAAGTATCAAAACTGGAGCGGCTATGTCCCCGAAGAAAACGGCGTGATGATCGCCTACGCCTCGGTCTACGGCAACACCGAGAACGCCGCGCAGATCATCTCTTGCCGCCTGCGGGAAAAAGGCGTCAAAACCGTGATGTTCGACGTCTCGGTCACGCCCGCGTCGGAAATCGTCGCGGCGGCCTTCCGCTGGAGCCATTTGTTATTCGCCTCGACCACCTACAACATGGGTGTGTTTGTGACGATGGACGAACTGCTGCGCGACCTGGCCGCGCACAATATCCAGAACCGAACGGTGGCTTTTGTCGAAAACGGCTCCTGGGCGCCGGTCTCGGGCAAACTGATGCGCGAAATCTTAAGCCCTTGCAAAAATATGACTTATCTCGAAAACACCGTCACGATCAAATCCTCTTTAAAGGAAGCGCAGCTGGCCGAGCTCGGCAAACTGGTCAACACCATCGCCGATTCGGTCCCCTCATTGTGCTGA
- a CDS encoding rubredoxin translates to MKKYVCNVCGWEYDEAKGDPDNGIAPGTKFTDLPADFMCPVCGAGKEDFSEVK, encoded by the coding sequence ATGAAAAAGTATGTCTGCAACGTCTGCGGCTGGGAGTACGATGAGGCGAAAGGCGATCCCGACAACGGCATCGCGCCCGGCACCAAATTCACCGACCTTCCCGCCGACTTCATGTGCCCGGTCTGCGGCGCGGGCAAAGAGGACTTCTCGGAAGTCAAATAA
- a CDS encoding VTT domain-containing protein translates to MVVRKKIYRYLILAVVFILIFLTILLALKEILPGFVEVLEKGDRADIEAYIRGFGTFKGVLIGILLQFMQLISIVFPGGPIQISMGIIFGTWLGFGICFVGYVAASCAAFSAMRAFGDKLRDWMPIEEEEKSEKMSFIRRIKSPELMVMITSMTPFIPNGLVPYLAARTKLSFRAFLFSVSAGCAPGLLLLCAAGNQILKGKYLEAGIYGAVLVAFVLFLTVKQKLVLAFAEKVKSKFKKGGKPGKPI, encoded by the coding sequence ATGGTTGTAAGAAAAAAGATTTACAGATATTTAATTTTAGCGGTCGTCTTTATCCTGATATTCCTGACGATCCTTTTGGCGTTGAAAGAAATCCTCCCCGGCTTCGTCGAGGTGCTGGAAAAAGGGGACAGAGCGGATATTGAGGCGTACATCCGGGGATTCGGGACTTTCAAAGGAGTTTTGATCGGAATTCTGCTCCAGTTCATGCAGCTCATCAGCATCGTTTTTCCCGGCGGCCCGATCCAGATCTCCATGGGCATCATCTTCGGAACATGGCTCGGGTTCGGCATCTGCTTTGTCGGGTATGTCGCGGCCAGCTGTGCGGCTTTTTCGGCGATGCGGGCTTTCGGCGACAAGCTCAGGGACTGGATGCCGATTGAGGAAGAAGAAAAATCCGAAAAAATGAGTTTTATCAGGCGCATCAAAAGCCCCGAATTGATGGTGATGATCACCTCAATGACGCCGTTCATCCCGAACGGACTTGTGCCCTATCTGGCGGCGAGGACGAAACTGAGCTTCAGGGCCTTTCTGTTTTCGGTCAGCGCGGGATGCGCGCCGGGTCTTTTGCTTCTTTGCGCGGCCGGAAATCAGATTTTGAAAGGAAAATATCTCGAAGCCGGTATTTATGGCGCGGTTTTGGTGGCCTTCGTGCTGTTTTTGACCGTCAAACAGAAGCTCGTTTTGGCATTTGCGGAAAAAGTAAAATCGAAGTTCAAAAAAGGCGGAAAGCCCGGGAAGCCCATTTAA
- a CDS encoding uroporphyrinogen decarboxylase family protein, giving the protein MNDAERRRAVYHFQKADHLPRLEFGIWNSARTRWKNEGWNGDETLFKNDESDGLTTHPLDLGWVDVPVFPRFKEELLKIEGNYKFERFYTGEIRMSPVDVPPERVMPVFVQAPVESKDDWYKIIKPRLDPETPERWIDFEPKMAQVKAECDSGERLLDARCIGGYMYLRSLCGPEKLLYLFYDAPELLHDMMKTWLNLMVTCLTKVQDIQPFFKFFMAEDIAYKQRPLLSPKMAEEFLMPYYRDLIQTLRAGQKEYMHVEVDSDGNPDLLLPSYIKTGFTVFSPLEVAAGCDPIFIGDKYPELALYGGVDKRVLAQGKEQIKRELDRIIPYMIKRRGFIPKCDHSVPDDVSFENFMFYREYITSIDSF; this is encoded by the coding sequence ATGAATGACGCGGAGAGAAGACGCGCGGTTTATCATTTTCAAAAGGCGGACCATCTGCCCCGGCTGGAGTTCGGGATTTGGAATTCGGCCAGAACCCGTTGGAAAAACGAGGGTTGGAACGGCGACGAAACCCTATTTAAAAACGACGAATCGGACGGGCTGACGACTCATCCGTTGGATTTAGGTTGGGTGGACGTCCCCGTTTTTCCCCGCTTTAAAGAAGAATTATTGAAAATCGAGGGAAACTATAAATTCGAGCGGTTTTATACGGGCGAAATCCGCATGTCGCCGGTTGATGTGCCGCCGGAGCGGGTCATGCCGGTATTTGTACAAGCGCCCGTGGAATCCAAGGACGACTGGTACAAGATCATCAAACCGCGCTTGGACCCCGAAACCCCCGAGAGATGGATTGATTTTGAACCCAAAATGGCACAGGTCAAAGCGGAATGCGACAGCGGCGAACGGCTGCTCGACGCCCGCTGCATCGGCGGCTATATGTATCTGCGTTCGCTTTGCGGGCCGGAAAAACTGCTGTATCTGTTTTACGACGCGCCCGAACTTTTGCACGATATGATGAAAACGTGGCTGAATCTGATGGTCACCTGTCTGACAAAGGTGCAGGACATTCAGCCCTTTTTCAAGTTTTTTATGGCGGAGGACATCGCCTATAAACAGCGCCCGCTGCTCTCTCCGAAGATGGCGGAAGAATTCTTGATGCCCTATTACCGGGACCTGATTCAGACGCTGAGGGCGGGGCAAAAAGAGTATATGCATGTCGAAGTCGATTCGGACGGAAACCCCGATCTTTTGCTGCCGTCATATATCAAAACCGGCTTCACGGTGTTTTCCCCCCTCGAAGTCGCGGCTGGCTGCGACCCCATTTTCATCGGCGACAAATACCCCGAACTCGCGCTTTACGGCGGGGTGGACAAACGAGTTTTGGCGCAGGGCAAAGAGCAGATCAAACGGGAGCTGGACCGGATCATCCCCTATATGATCAAAAGAAGGGGCTTTATCCCGAAATGCGACCACAGTGTCCCGGACGATGTCTCCTTTGAAAATTTCATGTTTTACCGCGAATACATAACCTCTATTGATAGTTTTTAA
- a CDS encoding glycoside hydrolase family 3 C-terminal domain-containing protein, producing MDFKQRAKELVAKMTLPEKMAQMQYESPAIPRLGIPAYNWWNEALHGAARTGTATVFPQSIAMAASFDDELMETVGGVISDEVRAKYNEYRKFGDTGVYQGLTCWSPNINIFRDPRWGRGHETYGEDPMLTAKMGAAFVRGMQGYDPVYRKVDATLKHYAVHSGPESERHHFNAVVSEKDLYETYLFAFKYCIEHAHPSAVMGAYNRVLGEPCCASKRLLGDILRGEFGFDGYVVSDCGAICDINKTHKVTANEAESAALAVKNGCDLNCGDAYKWLKTSAAMGLLDEETITVSVERLFEARLRLGMFDKCVYDDIPYSIVACKEHKALARQMSRESIVLCKNDGILPLSTDKTYAVIGPNADDLSVLLGNYNGTPDHYTTPLEGIQNIAEHVIYARGTHIYQDEEHSRYFEHPLREAIIAAKHSDVVILCMGINPLLEGEETPENESHGDKPDLELPAVQKRLFEEIIKLGKPMVFVNVSGSCLNLCRADETCNAVIQCFYPGAEGGDALAELLFGKYSPCGRLPVTFYRSADDLPPFTEYSMENRTYRFFKGSPLYPFGHGLTYSEIKENWKDENTVVLTNNGKFDTKYSVLKYADATKRKLVDFKKVLVPAGGSVTVKF from the coding sequence ATGGACTTTAAACAACGCGCAAAAGAATTGGTCGCAAAGATGACTCTGCCCGAAAAAATGGCGCAAATGCAATATGAATCGCCTGCGATTCCCCGGCTCGGCATTCCCGCCTATAACTGGTGGAACGAAGCGCTTCACGGCGCGGCGCGCACCGGAACCGCCACCGTCTTTCCGCAATCCATCGCCATGGCGGCGAGCTTTGACGACGAGCTGATGGAAACTGTCGGCGGCGTGATCTCCGACGAGGTGCGCGCGAAATACAACGAATACCGCAAATTCGGCGACACCGGGGTCTATCAGGGCCTGACCTGCTGGTCGCCGAACATCAATATCTTCCGCGACCCGCGCTGGGGACGCGGCCACGAGACCTACGGCGAAGACCCGATGCTGACCGCCAAAATGGGCGCGGCGTTTGTGCGCGGCATGCAGGGGTACGACCCCGTCTACCGCAAAGTCGACGCGACGCTGAAACACTACGCCGTTCACAGCGGCCCCGAATCCGAACGGCATCATTTTAACGCCGTCGTCTCGGAAAAGGATTTATACGAAACCTATTTATTCGCGTTCAAATACTGCATCGAACACGCGCACCCGTCCGCCGTGATGGGCGCTTATAACCGCGTGCTCGGCGAGCCCTGCTGCGCGAGTAAACGGCTGCTCGGTGACATCTTGCGCGGCGAATTCGGGTTTGACGGCTATGTCGTGTCCGACTGCGGTGCGATCTGCGACATCAACAAGACCCACAAAGTCACCGCGAACGAGGCCGAGAGCGCGGCGTTGGCTGTCAAAAACGGCTGCGACCTCAACTGCGGCGATGCCTATAAATGGCTCAAGACCTCGGCGGCGATGGGGCTGCTTGACGAGGAGACCATCACGGTCTCGGTCGAGCGGTTATTCGAAGCGCGGCTGCGGCTCGGCATGTTTGACAAGTGCGTCTATGACGACATCCCGTACAGCATTGTCGCCTGCAAAGAGCATAAGGCGCTTGCGCGCCAAATGTCCCGCGAGAGCATCGTGCTCTGTAAAAACGATGGGATTCTTCCGCTCTCGACTGATAAGACCTATGCCGTCATCGGCCCGAACGCCGACGATCTGTCGGTACTGCTGGGCAACTACAACGGTACGCCCGATCACTACACCACCCCGCTTGAGGGCATTCAAAATATCGCCGAACATGTGATTTATGCGCGCGGCACCCACATCTATCAGGACGAGGAGCACTCCCGCTATTTCGAACACCCCTTACGCGAGGCGATTATCGCGGCGAAACACAGTGACGTCGTGATCTTGTGCATGGGCATCAACCCCTTGCTCGAAGGTGAGGAGACCCCGGAAAACGAATCGCACGGCGACAAACCCGATCTTGAACTGCCCGCGGTGCAAAAGCGGCTGTTCGAGGAGATCATCAAGCTCGGAAAGCCGATGGTCTTTGTCAACGTCAGCGGCAGCTGCCTGAACCTGTGCCGCGCAGATGAGACCTGCAATGCCGTGATCCAATGCTTTTATCCGGGCGCGGAGGGCGGAGACGCGCTCGCCGAGCTTTTATTCGGAAAATACAGCCCCTGCGGACGCCTTCCGGTGACATTTTACCGCAGCGCGGACGACCTGCCGCCGTTCACCGAGTACAGCATGGAAAACCGCACCTACCGCTTTTTCAAGGGTTCCCCGCTCTACCCGTTCGGCCACGGCCTGACATACAGCGAAATCAAGGAAAACTGGAAAGACGAAAACACCGTCGTCTTGACAAACAACGGCAAGTTCGATACCAAATATTCGGTTTTGAAATATGCCGATGCAACGAAGCGGAAGTTGGTCGATTTTAAGAAGGTGCTCGTCCCGGCGGGTGGTTCGGTGACGGTGAAGTTTTAA
- a CDS encoding transposase: MNDFPQRQPNRLTNFDYGSNGTYFITICINQRKELLGKIDVEAILYRPDDASPQIVLSKYGIIVESSIKQIPDYSDTLVDKYVIMPNHIHMILTVDNESESGRFRIAPTANISVTIQQYKRRISKQIGFSLWQKSFYDHIIRDEEDYQTHLRYIEENPVK, translated from the coding sequence ATGAATGATTTCCCGCAAAGACAACCTAACCGATTAACAAATTTTGATTACGGAAGTAATGGCACGTATTTCATCACAATTTGCATAAACCAAAGAAAAGAATTGTTGGGAAAGATCGACGTAGAGGCGATTCTCTATCGCCCGGATGACGCATCCCCGCAAATCGTTTTATCGAAATATGGAATCATTGTTGAATCATCAATCAAACAAATTCCGGATTATTCGGACACCCTAGTTGATAAATATGTTATCATGCCAAATCACATTCATATGATTTTAACGGTCGATAATGAATCGGAAAGCGGGCGATTTAGAATCGCCCCTACGGCGAATATATCGGTCACTATTCAACAATATAAACGGCGCATTTCAAAACAAATCGGCTTTTCATTATGGCAAAAATCGTTTTACGACCACATCATCCGGGATGAAGAGGATTACCAAACACATTTGCGTTATATCGAAGAGAACCCCGTAAAATAG
- a CDS encoding MFS transporter codes for MTTQPEPRYGLTRGTCYLGTAAQAAMANIWPLLFVLLRESFGLTYLQLATLISVIYIVRIGTDLLFSKAADKFGFRPFMTLAMGLTAGGFLLFAAMPLLTGKPYPGFIAAAVLFSVGGGLNDILASPLVDRLPHKSKSGNLSFLHAVYSFGQASVIMLTSLALFLFGDANWQWVVAAWALIPIAALILYLRVPLPDIQSQPKQQAREIAVGIDFWLCFLIMLFGAGAECTMLQWSSTFMEKAADLPKLLGDYAGVLMFALLMGTSRLIYGLFSNKLDAAKFMLFGAVAGVISFPLTALSDTGWLNLAGCALTGLAVGMFWPGTLVLGSQRYPNGGAWLFAILALGGDIGAAFCPWLAGLLVDHASEIPFLSALGAGLTPEQLGLRSALTFSAIYPLIAVVLLMVFIKRRGEKSKEIIGTK; via the coding sequence ATGACAACGCAACCGGAGCCGCGCTACGGGCTGACGAGGGGTACCTGCTATCTGGGCACCGCCGCGCAGGCGGCGATGGCCAACATCTGGCCTCTGCTGTTCGTGCTGCTGCGAGAATCCTTCGGACTGACTTATTTACAGCTTGCGACGCTGATCAGCGTCATTTATATCGTCCGCATCGGCACCGATCTGTTGTTTTCCAAGGCGGCGGATAAATTCGGTTTCCGGCCTTTTATGACTCTTGCCATGGGTCTGACGGCCGGGGGCTTTTTGCTTTTTGCCGCCATGCCGCTGCTGACCGGAAAACCGTACCCCGGTTTTATTGCTGCCGCGGTGCTGTTTTCGGTGGGCGGCGGGCTCAATGACATTCTGGCAAGCCCGCTGGTCGACCGGCTGCCGCACAAATCCAAGAGCGGGAATCTGTCTTTTTTACATGCGGTGTATTCGTTCGGGCAGGCCTCGGTCATCATGCTGACGTCGCTTGCGTTGTTTTTGTTCGGGGACGCAAACTGGCAATGGGTCGTGGCTGCGTGGGCGCTGATTCCGATTGCGGCGTTAATTTTATATCTGCGCGTTCCGCTGCCGGATATTCAATCCCAACCCAAACAGCAAGCCCGGGAGATTGCGGTCGGCATTGATTTTTGGCTGTGCTTTTTGATCATGTTATTCGGCGCGGGCGCGGAATGCACGATGCTCCAATGGAGTTCCACGTTTATGGAAAAGGCCGCGGACCTGCCGAAACTGCTGGGTGATTATGCGGGCGTGCTGATGTTTGCGCTGCTGATGGGGACGTCGCGGTTGATTTACGGTCTGTTTTCAAATAAGCTTGATGCGGCGAAGTTTATGCTGTTCGGCGCTGTCGCGGGGGTCATCAGCTTCCCGCTGACCGCGCTCTCGGATACCGGATGGTTGAATCTGGCGGGATGCGCGCTGACAGGGCTTGCCGTGGGCATGTTCTGGCCGGGCACGCTGGTGCTGGGCTCGCAGCGGTACCCGAACGGCGGCGCGTGGCTGTTTGCGATACTCGCGCTCGGCGGCGATATCGGTGCGGCATTTTGCCCGTGGTTAGCCGGATTGCTCGTCGATCATGCTTCGGAAATTCCGTTTTTATCGGCTCTCGGCGCGGGTCTTACGCCGGAACAGTTGGGTCTTCGTTCCGCGCTGACTTTTTCGGCAATTTATCCGTTGATTGCCGTCGTTTTATTGATGGTGTTCATCAAGCGCCGCGGTGAAAAATCGAAGGAAATTATCGGAACCAAATAA
- a CDS encoding MFS transporter: protein MTDTVKHSRAPHYGITKTACYLSYVAQAALINLWPLFFVLFREAFGLSYVELATLVGLNFIVQLGTDLVFSKAADKHGFRPFLLLSSGLVALGFLMYAAVPLLTDHPYPGFIAATVVFSLGGGLTEILTSPLIDLIPNDSKSGNMAFFHSMYAWGQAGVILLTSLALKLFGNASWQLIVAFWALVPVIEFLMFLRAPMPDIQAHPKQSSREIAKGFDFALCFFIIFFGAGVECTMVQWSSAFMEQAVGLPKLLGDYAGIMMFALMLGLSRLLHGLFSKKFDLVKYMLVGAAGAILFYPLTAFSNVPALNLIGCALTGFGAGMLWPGTLVLASERYPRGGAWLFAILAVGGDCGAAFCPWLSGLLADNAAKIPFLANLGAGLSPEQLGLRSALGFSTVYPLITVVLLIVFMRRRDQYRPGEGLYA, encoded by the coding sequence ATGACCGACACCGTCAAACACTCACGCGCGCCGCATTACGGAATCACCAAAACGGCATGTTACTTATCTTACGTCGCCCAAGCGGCCTTAATCAATCTTTGGCCGTTGTTTTTTGTCCTCTTCCGCGAGGCCTTCGGCCTTTCCTATGTTGAGCTGGCAACACTGGTGGGTCTGAACTTCATTGTTCAGCTGGGCACCGATCTGGTATTTTCCAAGGCGGCCGATAAGCACGGGTTCCGCCCCTTCCTGCTTCTCTCGTCGGGGCTTGTCGCGCTCGGATTTCTGATGTACGCGGCGGTTCCGCTGCTGACCGATCACCCCTACCCCGGCTTTATCGCTGCGACGGTGGTCTTTTCACTGGGCGGCGGGCTGACCGAAATTTTGACAAGTCCGCTGATCGACCTGATCCCCAACGATTCTAAAAGCGGCAATATGGCTTTTTTCCATTCGATGTATGCCTGGGGTCAGGCAGGTGTGATTCTGCTGACGTCGTTGGCCTTAAAACTGTTCGGCAATGCGAGCTGGCAGCTGATTGTGGCTTTCTGGGCGCTGGTTCCGGTTATTGAGTTCTTAATGTTCTTACGCGCGCCGATGCCCGACATTCAGGCGCATCCCAAACAGTCCTCCCGTGAAATCGCCAAGGGATTTGACTTCGCGCTCTGCTTTTTCATCATCTTTTTCGGCGCGGGCGTCGAATGCACGATGGTGCAGTGGAGCTCCGCGTTTATGGAGCAAGCCGTGGGGCTTCCGAAACTGCTGGGCGATTATGCCGGCATTATGATGTTTGCGCTGATGCTGGGGCTCTCCCGGCTGCTGCACGGCCTTTTCTCCAAAAAATTTGATTTGGTCAAATATATGCTCGTGGGCGCGGCGGGGGCGATTCTGTTTTACCCTTTGACCGCGTTTTCAAATGTCCCGGCGCTCAATTTGATCGGCTGCGCGCTGACGGGTTTCGGGGCAGGAATGCTCTGGCCCGGCACGCTGGTGCTCGCCTCGGAGCGGTATCCCCGGGGCGGAGCGTGGCTGTTCGCGATTTTGGCGGTCGGCGGCGACTGCGGCGCGGCTTTCTGTCCGTGGCTGTCGGGACTGCTTGCCGACAATGCCGCAAAGATCCCGTTTTTAGCCAATCTCGGCGCGGGACTTTCCCCGGAACAGCTCGGGCTGCGTTCCGCGCTCGGCTTTTCGACCGTCTATCCGCTCATCACCGTTGTGCTGTTGATCGTGTTTATGAGAAGGCGCGATCAATACCGGCCCGGTGAGGGTCTGTACGCATGA
- a CDS encoding SGNH/GDSL hydrolase family protein, with translation MKILFQGDSITDAGRDRSNPHDLGPGYPKYAAQYIQEQHPNKMFEFVNLGISGDQTKDLLARWKTDCVDIQPDLVSIHIGVNDTWHHAPKRDWLLDAQFENNYRSILTDIRTKTNAKIMILEQFLLPVPDKEFFRIDLDAKIGITRKLAREFADIFVPVDGLFAAACVEKDMLHWSADGVHPNENGSAFMGKLYAEAFMKLFG, from the coding sequence ATGAAAATCCTGTTCCAGGGCGACAGCATCACCGACGCGGGCAGAGACCGCAGCAATCCCCATGACCTCGGGCCCGGTTATCCGAAATATGCCGCCCAATACATCCAAGAACAGCACCCGAATAAGATGTTTGAATTTGTCAACCTCGGCATCAGCGGCGACCAGACCAAAGACCTTCTCGCCCGCTGGAAGACCGACTGCGTCGACATTCAACCCGATCTCGTCTCGATCCACATCGGCGTCAATGACACCTGGCACCATGCGCCGAAACGCGACTGGCTGCTCGACGCCCAGTTCGAAAATAACTACCGCTCGATTCTGACCGACATCAGAACCAAGACCAACGCCAAAATCATGATTTTGGAGCAGTTTTTGCTGCCGGTGCCCGATAAAGAGTTTTTCCGCATCGACCTCGACGCCAAAATCGGCATCACCCGCAAACTCGCGCGCGAATTCGCCGACATCTTTGTGCCGGTCGACGGGCTGTTTGCCGCCGCCTGCGTCGAAAAAGACATGCTCCACTGGTCGGCGGACGGCGTGCATCCCAACGAAAACGGCTCCGCGTTCATGGGCAAACTCTACGCCGAAGCGTTCATGAAGTTATTCGGATAA
- the gpmI gene encoding 2,3-bisphosphoglycerate-independent phosphoglycerate mutase — protein sequence MKRPITLIIMDGFGKSDSAYGNAILGNTPNLDKLMASNPYTYIGASGLSVGLPDGQMGNSEVGHTNIGAGRIVYQELTRISKEIDDGGFFANPVLLDAIRNCKNNGSTLHLAGLVSDGGVHSHNTHLYALLELAKKNGLGKVAVHCFMDGRDVSPTSGVDLIAELEDKMREIGAGKIATITGRYYAMDREKKWDRVEKAYNALVYADGLAVKDAVQSMKDSYEKEVTDEFIVPTVVNGGCPVKAEDSFIFFNFRPDRAREITRAFVDPAFDGWKRKEFIKPFYVCFTQYDATMPNVEVAFKPQSMDNTFGEIVANHNMKQLRIAEYTKYAHVTFFFNAGTETVFDGEDRKLIDSPNVATYDLQPEMSAYIVADEVVTRIQSGKYDAIILNFANCDMVGHTGVFEAAVKAVKTVDECVGKVTDAVIKAGGVALVTADHGNSEQMLYPDGSPFTAHTTNPVPFMVVGYPCKLREKGGVLGDIAPTMLQIMGIKQPAEMTGKSLIQ from the coding sequence ATGAAAAGACCTATCACTTTAATTATCATGGACGGCTTCGGCAAATCCGACAGCGCCTACGGCAATGCGATTCTGGGCAACACCCCGAATCTCGACAAGCTCATGGCGAGCAATCCCTACACCTATATCGGCGCTTCCGGCCTCTCGGTCGGCTTGCCGGACGGACAGATGGGCAACAGCGAAGTCGGCCACACCAACATCGGCGCGGGCCGGATCGTCTATCAGGAACTGACCCGCATTTCCAAGGAAATCGACGACGGCGGCTTTTTCGCGAACCCCGTGCTGCTCGACGCGATCAGAAACTGCAAAAATAACGGTTCGACGCTTCATCTGGCGGGACTGGTCTCGGACGGCGGCGTCCACAGCCATAACACCCATTTATACGCTTTGCTCGAACTCGCGAAGAAAAACGGGCTCGGCAAGGTCGCCGTGCATTGTTTTATGGACGGGCGCGACGTCTCCCCGACCTCGGGTGTCGATTTAATCGCCGAACTCGAAGACAAAATGCGCGAGATCGGCGCCGGAAAAATCGCCACGATCACGGGACGTTATTACGCGATGGATCGCGAAAAGAAGTGGGACCGCGTCGAAAAGGCCTATAACGCGCTGGTCTATGCCGACGGGCTTGCGGTTAAAGACGCCGTGCAGTCGATGAAAGACAGCTACGAAAAAGAAGTCACCGACGAATTCATCGTGCCGACGGTCGTCAACGGCGGCTGCCCGGTGAAAGCCGAAGACAGCTTTATCTTTTTCAACTTCCGCCCCGACCGCGCCCGTGAGATCACCCGCGCGTTTGTCGACCCGGCGTTCGACGGCTGGAAGCGCAAAGAGTTCATCAAGCCGTTTTACGTCTGTTTCACCCAATACGACGCGACCATGCCGAACGTCGAAGTCGCGTTCAAGCCCCAGTCGATGGACAACACCTTCGGCGAGATCGTCGCGAACCACAATATGAAGCAGCTGCGCATCGCCGAATACACCAAATACGCGCACGTCACGTTCTTTTTCAACGCGGGTACAGAAACCGTGTTCGACGGAGAAGACCGGAAACTCATCGACAGCCCGAACGTCGCGACCTATGACCTCCAACCCGAAATGAGCGCCTATATCGTTGCCGACGAAGTCGTTACGCGCATTCAAAGCGGAAAATACGACGCGATCATCCTGAACTTTGCCAACTGCGACATGGTCGGGCACACCGGCGTGTTCGAAGCGGCGGTCAAGGCGGTCAAGACCGTCGACGAGTGCGTCGGCAAAGTCACGGACGCGGTCATCAAAGCCGGCGGCGTGGCGCTGGTCACCGCAGACCACGGCAACAGCGAGCAGATGCTCTACCCGGACGGTTCGCCGTTCACCGCACACACCACAAACCCCGTCCCGTTTATGGTTGTCGGGTATCCCTGCAAGCTCCGTGAAAAAGGCGGCGTCCTCGGCGATATCGCACCGACCATGCTGCAGATCATGGGCATCAAACAACCGGCGGAGATGACCGGAAAATCGTTGATTCAATAA